The following are encoded together in the Pedobacter sp. D749 genome:
- the hutH gene encoding histidine ammonia-lyase, with translation MSEQQIFNYGTDHLTAKLALAISNGEVKGILSESTRVKVLESSKVVERIAVSGKAVYGINTGFGPLCTSMISAVDTRKLQENILKSHAVGVGEPIDSEISKLMLVLKLQALAQGYSGIKIETLDRMIWFLETGAIPVVPKQGSVGASGDLAPLSHLFLPLIGLGKVHYKGGIIATTQLLTAHGIQPLQLGPKEGLALINGTQFIAAHAVKVVQRLENVLNSADIIAALMIEGLQGSEKPFHAQLHQLRPYPANIAVAEQVRKLLQGSEIMKSHADCAKVQDPYSLRCIPQVHGASRTAWMHLKEALEIELNSVTDNPVIFNDDLTISGGNFHGQPLALPLDYACLAASEIGNISDRRIYLSLEGNTPGVPKLLMKETGLNSGFMIVQYTSAALASENKGLCFPASADSIPTSLGQEDHVSMGSISGRKALQVIENVEKILGIELFCAAQAVDYHHPLKPGKILAAVHDFVRTEIDHFEEDQIMYDRMGNAIQMVQQGKIVATAINAEQDL, from the coding sequence ATGAGTGAGCAACAGATTTTTAATTACGGAACAGACCATTTAACCGCTAAACTGGCTTTGGCCATCAGCAACGGTGAAGTGAAAGGCATATTAAGCGAAAGCACACGGGTAAAAGTACTCGAAAGCAGCAAGGTGGTAGAGCGTATTGCGGTTTCAGGTAAGGCTGTTTATGGCATCAATACGGGCTTCGGACCACTTTGTACTTCTATGATTTCGGCAGTTGATACCCGTAAACTACAGGAAAATATTTTAAAGAGTCATGCTGTCGGTGTAGGCGAGCCGATAGATAGCGAAATATCAAAACTGATGCTGGTTTTAAAACTGCAGGCTTTAGCTCAGGGCTACTCAGGCATTAAAATCGAAACGCTTGACCGGATGATCTGGTTTTTAGAAACCGGTGCCATTCCTGTGGTGCCCAAACAAGGTTCTGTTGGTGCCTCTGGCGATCTTGCTCCTTTATCTCACCTCTTTTTGCCTTTAATTGGCTTGGGTAAGGTGCATTATAAAGGGGGAATTATTGCCACAACTCAACTTTTAACAGCACATGGGATACAGCCTTTGCAATTAGGCCCAAAAGAAGGTTTGGCTTTAATCAACGGAACGCAGTTTATTGCCGCGCATGCCGTCAAGGTAGTACAACGTTTAGAAAATGTGCTGAATTCTGCTGATATTATAGCAGCATTGATGATTGAAGGTTTGCAGGGATCGGAAAAACCTTTTCATGCACAACTTCATCAACTAAGACCATACCCCGCAAATATTGCCGTGGCAGAACAGGTACGTAAGCTGTTACAAGGTTCTGAAATCATGAAATCGCATGCCGATTGTGCCAAAGTACAGGATCCTTATTCTTTAAGGTGTATTCCACAGGTACATGGTGCCTCCAGAACGGCATGGATGCATTTAAAAGAAGCGTTGGAAATCGAACTCAATTCAGTAACCGATAATCCTGTCATATTTAACGATGATCTAACCATCAGCGGAGGTAATTTTCACGGTCAGCCATTGGCTTTACCGCTTGATTATGCCTGTTTAGCCGCTTCTGAAATCGGCAACATCAGTGACAGAAGGATTTACCTCTCTCTGGAAGGAAATACGCCTGGCGTGCCGAAATTGCTGATGAAAGAAACCGGATTAAATTCTGGTTTTATGATTGTTCAATATACCTCGGCAGCTTTGGCCAGCGAAAATAAAGGTCTTTGTTTCCCGGCCAGCGCCGATAGTATACCAACTTCATTGGGTCAGGAAGATCATGTAAGCATGGGTTCCATCAGTGGTCGTAAAGCCTTACAGGTAATCGAAAACGTAGAAAAAATCCTTGGTATCGAATTGTTCTGTGCTGCACAGGCCGTTGATTATCATCATCCATTAAAGCCTGGGAAGATTTTGGCTGCGGTACATGATTTTGTGCGTACTGAAATCGATCATTTTGAAGAAGATCAGATTATGTATGATAGGATGGGAAATGCCATTCAAATGGTACAGCAAGGTAAAATTGTAGCCACCGCAATCAATGCAGAACAGGATTTATAA
- a CDS encoding LysR family transcriptional regulator: MSYQIELRHLKYFQVLAEELKFRKAADRLFISQPGLSRQIKQMEEIFNAPLFDRNKKKVTLTEAGLYLKDEVDFMFSHIENIKKQLTNITEGKQGELRIGFLGSAAQKIVPEVIFKLNKDFPEIRTNLDEMPNKLQIELLEKDMLDMGFVRMQQFKPDISKHMIHQDTFSLVLPKSHPMKKASFEVVKKLGDEPFIFFSSDDSPFYYDLMMSICEDHGFKPKTYHKSVNALTIYKLVEEGLGIAIVPTALQYGYQENVKFVELKHIPQRTELYMIWKESNRNPALKNVIKLLLEDKV, translated from the coding sequence ATGAGTTATCAGATAGAGCTTAGGCATTTAAAATATTTTCAGGTTTTGGCAGAAGAACTGAAGTTTAGAAAGGCTGCCGACCGCCTGTTTATTTCGCAACCGGGATTAAGCCGGCAGATTAAACAGATGGAGGAAATTTTTAACGCACCACTCTTTGATCGGAACAAGAAAAAAGTTACACTTACCGAAGCTGGCCTTTACCTTAAAGATGAAGTAGATTTTATGTTCAGTCATATCGAGAATATAAAAAAACAGCTGACCAATATTACAGAAGGCAAACAGGGCGAACTACGCATCGGTTTTTTAGGTTCGGCGGCACAAAAAATTGTACCGGAAGTTATTTTTAAACTGAACAAAGATTTTCCGGAGATCAGAACCAATCTGGATGAAATGCCCAATAAACTACAGATCGAATTACTGGAAAAAGACATGCTCGACATGGGTTTTGTGCGGATGCAGCAGTTTAAACCTGATATTTCTAAACACATGATCCACCAGGATACTTTTTCGCTGGTATTGCCTAAAAGCCACCCGATGAAAAAGGCAAGTTTTGAAGTGGTAAAAAAACTGGGTGACGAGCCCTTTATTTTTTTCTCGAGCGATGACAGTCCATTCTACTACGACCTGATGATGAGTATATGTGAAGATCATGGTTTTAAACCCAAAACTTACCATAAATCGGTTAACGCACTCACCATTTACAAACTGGTAGAAGAAGGTCTGGGAATTGCCATTGTGCCCACTGCCCTGCAATATGGCTATCAGGAAAATGTGAAGTTTGTGGAGCTTAAACATATTCCACAAAGAACAGAGCTATATATGATCTGGAAAGAATCTAATCGCAACCCGGCACTAAAAAATGTGATTAAACTGTTGTTGGAGGATAAAGTTTAG
- a CDS encoding cyclopropane-fatty-acyl-phospholipid synthase, with protein sequence MDKNRIINRIGWVTQMKSAPPLTKEYIERQYRFFENQVWFLKENGFTTRMILKKGEKANDDSEIKVGDLTEEGLKFYLFGIRAWIAKYDKAKDRDKAINDFAFIEKKLAEFKAKEGA encoded by the coding sequence ATGGATAAAAATAGAATTATTAATCGAATTGGTTGGGTAACGCAAATGAAGTCTGCCCCTCCTTTAACAAAAGAGTACATAGAAAGACAGTACCGCTTTTTCGAAAATCAGGTATGGTTTTTAAAGGAAAATGGTTTTACAACTAGAATGATTTTGAAAAAAGGTGAAAAGGCAAACGATGATTCAGAAATAAAGGTTGGTGATCTGACTGAAGAAGGATTAAAATTTTATCTTTTTGGTATAAGAGCATGGATAGCCAAATACGATAAAGCCAAAGATAGAGACAAAGCAATTAATGATTTTGCTTTCATCGAAAAAAAATTAGCTGAATTTAAAGCTAAAGAGGGTGCATAA
- a CDS encoding Imm25 family immunity protein — protein MKSGFHDVVNDFEILIKEYEFKLPKKLWYDNIVVLSKHIESIFYCFIIARVNKLDGSLQKDLWVGPLNRPDDGLENLSANIKVKIGYTQVLEEDFFKNCESKIINLISGQRLTYLVNSSKKELEKPSFNNYRYTVFTAFILPFCKIVISAAKEEKKLNSKKEVGLIIEKIFPELTGEMSDFFNKLGVKGTKEKIWELCYIYSL, from the coding sequence ATGAAATCAGGATTTCATGATGTAGTGAACGATTTCGAAATTTTAATAAAAGAATATGAATTCAAGTTACCAAAGAAGCTTTGGTATGACAATATTGTTGTTCTTTCAAAACATATTGAAAGTATTTTTTATTGTTTTATCATCGCGAGAGTTAATAAGTTAGACGGTTCTTTACAAAAAGATCTCTGGGTCGGCCCTTTAAATAGGCCAGATGATGGACTTGAAAATCTTTCCGCAAACATAAAAGTTAAAATCGGATATACACAGGTTTTAGAAGAGGATTTTTTCAAAAATTGTGAAAGTAAAATCATTAATTTAATATCTGGTCAGAGACTGACTTACTTAGTTAATAGTTCGAAAAAAGAATTAGAAAAACCTTCCTTTAATAATTATAGGTATACTGTTTTTACAGCGTTTATTTTGCCATTTTGCAAAATCGTTATTTCAGCTGCAAAAGAAGAAAAAAAACTAAATAGTAAGAAAGAGGTGGGTTTGATAATCGAAAAAATATTTCCAGAATTAACTGGAGAGATGAGTGATTTTTTTAACAAACTTGGTGTAAAAGGAACAAAAGAAAAAATTTGGGAACTTTGTTATATATATTCTCTATAA
- a CDS encoding RHS repeat-associated core domain-containing protein: MKKIKASKPNMSTDRSLSLSASLTKAEPKAVGGGGGAVAPGSNPPAAKSPLKLLKAKKPAMTNTAVQHVSKHFDVVLAIDFHWTTIPIPPSFGFIPLPLPHPFIGMVFDPMDYLRFNIPVPKFAQGLIGMPSIPMGGSIFVHGRHKATTTTSVMGVLLPFRHITSIPVYFIVNIPGSPHEGEVYWGSTTVLGQGSEMSGSNPGQVLTCWCPPMGLKPLPTVPDKLKKNPLAYFAFYSDLLSMYVQINTGKPVLVGGTFAPHNYTLKEYLMRFAAIGIMRGLTKLGGALAKGALKGVNKLLKNMLGENPLSNKLCHWGFEPVNFVTGAMFFEWTDFELPGGHTLAWNNVWRSDKPYKGMLGNQVYNNYDLYIYPDPEAGIAGFSHPTENMVMPLPYIEPYSGKQYDRAQKVWMERPDENTWILTIDQDIYTYTLFSGGPDGDIYRINHIEYTNGSQLTFYYQKQLLTRIVENSGRVLEMKHNESGTAINAVYYHYKNTSDLLVSYDYDQRGNMIKVYDQAGKAISFEYDDHNRVVKRINRNGMAYFWTYDAEGRVIHTEGRDGFMSGSISYFPEEEYNEVYYRDGKIERYYYDENDLVYKKVDAMGGETWYEHDRYNEEKMVSSPEGRVIGYEYDERGNIITYHTADGEKYQYAYDENNNLILRSDPAGSNETWLYNEQNQLLKHVQKDNRVVDFYYTDGQKLPVFCRDNDGYEVHWTYNSLNQLTESVSSEGNIRRWTYDDYGRLIRFSPDGDQTTIWERDDMGRVVLVKDFGEEALRFEYDAYDLPVYATDGREEWYMTYTPMGSLKTQKRSSQSSSQNIQTLHFTYDQWENLKAITNEKGEEYLFLRDANDDVVKEIGFDGQEQQYIRNQDGQVIKTIQADGKTIYHNYDLSGRLVYSSYEDGTYEAFQYNKLGLLIAAENELSSVNFKRNPLGMVTQEIQDGYQINYQYDVFGSLTSLKSSLGAAIQYDYDEIGYLNGIAAKSSGSAEWTATIGRNKNGQETSRSLSGGVKATFDYDHEGHPISQKVEASRSITAFKQYAWGPNDKLNSCLNSITGGSINYRYDTFGSLSSASYSDDGKVIYKNPDETGNLYKTADRSDRRYDKGGKLLKDDQWYYRYDAKGNLVQKSKRNIIGLAKEEIAETEDNGLFGKKLNWGMADPDIPKAETLDILADAEPDLPEWKEGDWAFAWAANGMMKAVKNPHGEIISFEYDALGRRKAKIVKNTVYRYVWDGNLLLHEWNYPLSERPNLVVDEDGLLSYDKMESLGNDLITWVYDQNKFTPSAKIVNGQYYSIISDYLGTPVQAYDDAGKKVWDCELDIYGKIRKLSGDREFMPFRYQGQYEDVETGLYYNRFRYYDPESGNYMSKDPIGLEGGLSHYSYVIDVNLWLDVFGLVQGGSYYKVRSSNIGGEVHHAPANSISPLSHGKGPAVWMEKADHKLTGSHGSRGLSGKMYRLRQSQFINKGKWNKALEMDIVDIKTQFGNKYNAGLIEMIDYSHKKGLITKSQAKTLKIKCK, encoded by the coding sequence ATGAAAAAGATTAAAGCGAGTAAACCGAATATGTCTACCGATAGGTCATTAAGCCTATCTGCAAGCTTAACCAAAGCCGAACCAAAAGCAGTGGGTGGCGGCGGTGGTGCTGTTGCCCCGGGCAGCAATCCGCCTGCAGCAAAAAGCCCCTTAAAGCTTTTAAAAGCTAAAAAGCCAGCTATGACCAATACTGCGGTACAGCATGTAAGTAAGCATTTCGATGTGGTACTGGCTATCGATTTCCATTGGACAACCATTCCCATTCCACCATCATTTGGCTTTATTCCACTGCCATTACCACACCCATTTATTGGTATGGTGTTCGATCCGATGGATTACCTCCGTTTTAATATTCCCGTACCAAAATTTGCACAGGGTTTAATTGGTATGCCCAGTATCCCAATGGGTGGTTCAATTTTTGTACATGGCAGGCATAAAGCCACTACAACCACCAGTGTGATGGGTGTTTTGCTTCCATTCAGGCATATTACCTCTATACCCGTTTATTTTATTGTAAACATTCCTGGTTCACCGCATGAAGGCGAAGTATATTGGGGTTCCACTACCGTTTTAGGTCAGGGTTCAGAAATGAGTGGTTCTAACCCAGGCCAGGTTCTTACCTGCTGGTGTCCGCCAATGGGTTTAAAACCGCTCCCAACCGTACCAGATAAATTAAAGAAAAATCCATTGGCTTATTTCGCTTTTTATAGCGATTTACTAAGCATGTACGTGCAAATTAATACTGGTAAACCGGTGTTGGTTGGTGGTACATTTGCACCGCATAATTATACACTAAAAGAATATTTAATGCGCTTCGCAGCCATTGGTATTATGAGGGGGCTAACCAAATTGGGAGGGGCGTTAGCAAAAGGTGCGCTTAAGGGTGTAAACAAGCTTTTAAAAAACATGCTAGGAGAAAATCCCTTATCAAATAAGCTTTGTCATTGGGGGTTCGAACCTGTTAATTTCGTTACAGGAGCTATGTTTTTTGAATGGACGGATTTCGAACTGCCTGGTGGCCATACATTGGCCTGGAACAATGTATGGCGTAGTGATAAACCTTATAAGGGCATGTTGGGCAACCAGGTATATAACAATTATGATCTTTACATTTACCCTGATCCGGAAGCCGGCATTGCAGGGTTTAGCCACCCAACTGAAAATATGGTGATGCCTTTGCCTTATATTGAGCCATATTCAGGCAAACAATACGATCGTGCACAAAAGGTCTGGATGGAAAGGCCAGATGAAAATACTTGGATACTTACCATCGATCAGGATATTTATACTTATACTCTTTTTAGCGGGGGGCCAGATGGCGATATCTACCGTATAAACCATATCGAATATACCAATGGCAGTCAGCTTACCTTTTATTATCAAAAACAACTTTTAACCCGGATTGTCGAAAACTCTGGTCGTGTGCTCGAAATGAAGCATAATGAATCTGGTACTGCCATTAACGCAGTTTATTATCACTATAAAAATACCAGCGACTTGTTGGTGAGTTACGATTACGATCAGCGTGGCAACATGATCAAAGTTTACGATCAGGCGGGCAAAGCCATCAGTTTTGAGTATGATGACCATAATCGGGTAGTTAAAAGAATCAACCGAAACGGAATGGCTTATTTCTGGACTTATGACGCAGAGGGCCGCGTAATCCACACTGAGGGCAGAGATGGTTTTATGAGCGGATCGATAAGCTATTTCCCGGAGGAAGAATATAACGAAGTGTACTACCGGGATGGTAAAATAGAACGTTATTATTATGATGAAAACGATCTGGTTTACAAAAAGGTGGATGCCATGGGCGGCGAAACCTGGTATGAGCACGATCGCTATAACGAAGAAAAAATGGTTTCGAGCCCTGAGGGCAGGGTAATCGGCTATGAATATGATGAACGCGGGAATATTATTACCTATCATACCGCAGATGGCGAAAAATATCAATATGCCTACGATGAAAACAATAACCTCATTTTGCGCAGTGATCCGGCTGGTTCAAATGAAACCTGGTTATATAATGAGCAGAACCAACTGCTTAAACATGTTCAAAAAGACAATAGGGTAGTCGATTTTTATTATACCGATGGACAGAAATTACCGGTATTTTGTCGTGATAATGATGGCTATGAAGTTCATTGGACATATAACAGTTTAAATCAACTGACCGAATCGGTTTCGAGTGAAGGCAATATCCGCCGCTGGACTTACGATGATTATGGGCGTTTGATCCGTTTTAGTCCGGATGGTGATCAAACCACAATTTGGGAACGCGATGATATGGGCCGTGTGGTTTTGGTAAAAGATTTTGGGGAAGAAGCCCTGCGCTTCGAATACGATGCCTACGATCTTCCGGTTTACGCTACAGATGGGCGTGAAGAATGGTACATGACCTATACCCCAATGGGTAGCTTAAAAACACAAAAAAGAAGCAGTCAATCCTCCAGTCAGAACATCCAGACCCTTCATTTTACCTATGATCAATGGGAAAATTTAAAGGCCATTACCAACGAAAAAGGTGAAGAATATCTTTTTTTAAGGGATGCCAATGATGATGTGGTGAAAGAAATTGGCTTTGATGGGCAGGAGCAACAATACATCCGCAACCAGGATGGGCAGGTCATTAAAACCATACAGGCCGATGGTAAGACCATTTACCACAATTACGATCTGAGCGGCCGGTTGGTGTATAGCAGCTATGAAGATGGTACCTACGAAGCTTTTCAATACAATAAGCTCGGTTTGCTCATTGCTGCAGAGAACGAACTTTCTTCAGTTAATTTCAAGCGGAACCCATTGGGTATGGTTACCCAGGAAATACAGGATGGCTATCAGATCAATTATCAATATGATGTCTTTGGCAGCCTAACCAGTTTAAAAAGTTCATTAGGTGCAGCTATTCAATATGATTATGACGAAATAGGTTATCTGAATGGTATTGCCGCGAAAAGTAGCGGGTCAGCAGAATGGACTGCAACCATTGGCCGTAACAAAAACGGACAGGAAACCAGCCGCAGTTTAAGCGGTGGGGTTAAGGCAACATTCGATTACGACCACGAAGGTCATCCAATCAGTCAGAAGGTAGAAGCCAGCCGTTCCATTACCGCGTTTAAACAATATGCCTGGGGGCCGAATGATAAACTGAATAGCTGCTTAAATAGCATTACGGGTGGCAGCATCAATTACAGGTACGATACTTTTGGCAGTCTGTCTTCGGCAAGTTATAGCGATGATGGCAAAGTGATCTATAAAAATCCTGATGAAACCGGGAACTTATATAAAACTGCTGATCGCAGTGATAGGCGTTACGATAAAGGTGGTAAACTGCTTAAAGATGACCAATGGTATTACCGTTATGATGCCAAAGGCAACTTGGTACAAAAAAGTAAACGTAACATTATCGGCTTGGCAAAAGAAGAAATTGCCGAAACAGAAGATAATGGCTTATTTGGCAAAAAATTAAACTGGGGAATGGCCGATCCTGATATCCCTAAAGCGGAAACGCTGGATATCTTAGCAGATGCGGAACCCGATTTACCAGAATGGAAAGAGGGCGACTGGGCTTTTGCCTGGGCGGCCAACGGGATGATGAAAGCCGTTAAAAATCCACATGGCGAGATCATCAGTTTCGAATACGATGCCTTGGGCAGAAGGAAAGCCAAAATTGTTAAAAATACGGTGTATCGCTATGTGTGGGATGGTAATTTACTGCTCCACGAATGGAATTACCCTTTAAGCGAACGGCCTAACCTGGTGGTTGATGAAGATGGATTGCTCAGCTACGATAAAATGGAGTCACTGGGCAACGATTTAATTACCTGGGTGTACGATCAGAATAAATTTACCCCAAGTGCCAAAATCGTTAATGGCCAGTATTATTCTATTATTAGTGATTATTTGGGCACTCCAGTACAAGCTTATGATGATGCCGGTAAAAAAGTGTGGGATTGCGAACTTGATATTTATGGAAAAATCCGTAAACTCAGCGGTGATCGGGAATTTATGCCATTTAGGTACCAGGGACAATATGAAGATGTAGAAACGGGGCTGTATTATAATAGGTTTAGATATTATGATCCGGAAAGTGGGAATTATATGAGTAAAGATCCGATTGGATTGGAGGGAGGTTTATCTCATTATTCTTATGTAATTGATGTAAATTTGTGGTTAGATGTATTTGGCTTAGTACAGGGAGGATCATATTACAAAGTAAGATCATCAAATATTGGTGGCGAGGTTCATCATGCGCCTGCAAATTCAATATCCCCTTTGAGTCATGGTAAGGGGCCCGCCGTGTGGATGGAAAAAGCAGACCATAAGCTAACAGGAAGTCATGGAAGTAGGGGTTTGTCCGGTAAAATGTATAGATTAAGGCAATCTCAATTTATAAATAAAGGCAAATGGAACAAGGCATTAGAAATGGACATTGTTGATATTAAAACCCAATTTGGAAATAAATACAATGCTGGTTTAATCGAAATGATTGATTACTCCCATAAAAAAGGTCTGATCACTAAAAGCCAAGCAAAAACATTAAAAATTAAGTGTAAATAA
- a CDS encoding type VI secretion system Vgr family protein, whose amino-acid sequence MEKKLITEINIEDKAITHFASFSLKQAFNVHHYFELRFNHDQMGLPGMISLNDSRDFVGKTLTASFGYDAGNLQEFVGLVTKVELAQSHGYHGVLIVSGYSPTILIDRGADLGSYLDKDLNSIVNLATSDVPSNDIKIVANAARKEPIDYLIQYRESDFDFLNRLSGEYHEWFYYDGKQLNFGKPDDQKEVALVYGRDVQNLQYAMEIAPIKNKRFAYNPKQDEMLQSESSGASDGSPDLAHAIQVSNTMYSKTFNQPALIRVDNSNDIKSHVQNEEKAHISNLLKVNASGDNAALGIGSIAEITMSIRKELSFSTESLGKFLITTINHDIDGTGKYYNTFEGVVATTERLSVKNYTKPNPDMQLADVVDNADPQGQGRIKVKFKWECKTNDVTEWLRVITPDAGSSDKVSKNRGFVFIPEIGDQVALTFEEGNIARPIVLGSVFHGKSGSGGSSSNNSKSLTSKSGHTLTMDDGAGMVMKDKDSNFIELDGAGKAVFETKESILIKCGESSIFMDKTGKIIIKGKDILTLGENIGNSAKTSIGIGVGPEDGTPTSGIGIEAQTLDIGTKTLSMSGENEANLASKKINVGGESETNIRSGTINLN is encoded by the coding sequence ATGGAAAAGAAATTAATCACCGAAATAAATATAGAAGATAAGGCAATTACCCATTTTGCCTCCTTCAGCTTAAAGCAGGCCTTTAATGTTCATCATTATTTTGAGCTGCGGTTTAACCATGATCAGATGGGATTGCCTGGAATGATTAGCTTAAATGATAGTCGCGATTTTGTAGGAAAAACCCTTACCGCTTCCTTCGGTTATGATGCGGGCAATTTACAAGAGTTTGTCGGTTTGGTAACTAAGGTAGAACTGGCACAAAGCCATGGTTATCATGGTGTGTTAATCGTGAGTGGGTATAGTCCAACCATTTTGATCGATCGGGGGGCAGATTTAGGCTCTTATCTTGATAAAGATTTAAATAGCATTGTAAATCTTGCCACTTCAGATGTGCCTTCGAATGATATTAAAATCGTAGCCAACGCAGCCAGAAAAGAACCTATTGACTACCTGATTCAATATCGCGAAAGTGATTTTGATTTCCTGAACAGACTTTCGGGCGAATACCACGAATGGTTTTATTATGATGGTAAACAACTGAATTTCGGTAAGCCTGACGATCAGAAAGAAGTTGCCCTTGTTTATGGCCGCGACGTGCAAAACCTGCAGTATGCCATGGAAATTGCGCCGATTAAAAACAAACGTTTTGCCTATAATCCCAAACAGGATGAAATGTTGCAGAGCGAAAGTAGTGGCGCAAGTGATGGATCACCAGACCTGGCGCATGCCATACAGGTATCAAACACCATGTACAGCAAAACATTTAATCAACCTGCACTTATCCGTGTGGATAATAGCAATGATATTAAAAGCCATGTGCAAAACGAAGAAAAAGCACACATCAGCAACCTTTTAAAGGTAAATGCCAGTGGCGATAATGCTGCTTTGGGTATTGGCAGTATTGCCGAAATTACCATGAGTATCAGAAAGGAACTTTCATTTTCTACGGAGAGTCTGGGAAAATTCCTGATCACTACTATTAATCACGATATTGATGGTACTGGAAAATATTACAATACTTTCGAAGGCGTGGTAGCCACAACAGAACGGCTTTCGGTGAAAAACTACACTAAACCAAACCCTGATATGCAATTGGCAGATGTGGTTGATAATGCCGATCCGCAAGGCCAGGGCCGTATTAAAGTGAAATTTAAATGGGAATGCAAAACCAATGATGTAACGGAGTGGCTACGGGTAATTACACCAGATGCCGGAAGTAGCGATAAAGTGAGTAAAAACAGGGGCTTTGTATTTATTCCGGAGATTGGCGACCAGGTAGCGCTAACCTTTGAAGAAGGAAACATTGCACGGCCGATTGTTTTGGGTTCTGTATTTCATGGCAAAAGTGGAAGTGGTGGCAGTTCCAGCAACAACAGCAAAAGTTTAACTTCTAAAAGCGGGCATACCCTGACCATGGATGATGGGGCAGGTATGGTTATGAAAGATAAAGACAGTAATTTTATCGAACTCGACGGAGCGGGTAAAGCCGTTTTCGAAACCAAAGAATCGATTCTGATCAAATGTGGCGAAAGCAGCATTTTTATGGATAAAACCGGTAAGATTATCATCAAAGGAAAAGATATTTTAACCCTTGGCGAGAACATCGGAAACTCTGCCAAAACCAGTATTGGCATTGGCGTGGGGCCAGAAGATGGTACACCAACCTCTGGCATTGGTATAGAAGCCCAAACTTTAGATATAGGTACGAAAACACTTTCAATGAGTGGAGAAAACGAGGCTAACCTGGCTTCCAAGAAGATTAATGTAGGGGGTGAAAGCGAAACGAATATCCGCAGTGGAACGATCAATCTAAACTAA
- the tssD gene encoding type VI secretion system tube protein TssD, which produces MAFKTRLNLGSKEFDVLQCSFSLNRDVDAKGRPSSGVYGGTIHIEIESTEDTSVIESMVNNQYKPQAGSITFKKGEEDAKMKELTFEDAYIIQYSEGIAVNDNTPMTLNFVVSARKLKLGNAEHENDWPKA; this is translated from the coding sequence ATGGCATTCAAAACCCGTTTAAACTTAGGATCAAAAGAATTTGATGTACTACAGTGCAGCTTTTCATTAAATAGAGATGTAGACGCAAAAGGCCGTCCATCGTCAGGTGTTTATGGTGGTACCATTCACATCGAAATCGAATCAACTGAAGATACTTCAGTGATTGAATCAATGGTTAATAATCAGTACAAACCACAGGCTGGTAGCATTACCTTCAAAAAAGGCGAAGAAGATGCAAAGATGAAGGAACTTACTTTTGAAGATGCCTATATCATTCAATATAGCGAGGGTATTGCAGTAAATGACAATACACCGATGACTTTAAATTTTGTGGTATCTGCCCGTAAACTAAAACTGGGCAATGCTGAACACGAAAACGATTGGCCAAAAGCTTAA
- the tssD gene encoding type VI secretion system tube protein TssD → MAFKARLNFSGKEYDVLHCAYALNRDVDAKGRPSSGVYGGTIDIEIESTEDTSIIEAMVNNQYKPITGTLLIKKSEEDAKMKEVNFEDGYIVKYSEGINIVGDHAMTLKFQISARKLKLGSAEHVNDWPKA, encoded by the coding sequence ATGGCTTTCAAAGCTAGATTAAACTTTTCAGGCAAGGAGTACGATGTACTTCATTGTGCCTATGCGTTAAACCGTGATGTAGATGCTAAAGGAAGACCCTCTTCCGGAGTTTACGGCGGTACCATCGATATTGAGATCGAATCAACCGAAGACACCTCAATAATCGAGGCGATGGTAAACAACCAGTACAAACCTATTACAGGAACCCTTCTGATCAAAAAATCGGAAGAAGATGCCAAAATGAAAGAAGTTAACTTCGAGGATGGCTACATTGTTAAATATTCCGAAGGGATCAACATTGTTGGCGATCACGCGATGACGCTCAAGTTCCAGATTTCTGCCCGCAAGCTTAAATTAGGCAGTGCCGAGCATGTTAACGATTGGCCAAAAGCCTAG